The proteins below are encoded in one region of Tomitella fengzijianii:
- a CDS encoding NADH-quinone oxidoreductase subunit A, translated as MNAYVPILVIGAIALAFAVFSVGVASFIGPRRYNRAKLEAYECGIDPISHQSGEPGAAAGQRVSVKFYLTAMLFIIFDIEIVFLYPWAVHFDALGYFGLAAMALFIVNVSVAYAYEWRRGGLRWA; from the coding sequence ATGAACGCATACGTGCCGATCCTCGTGATCGGGGCCATCGCGCTCGCCTTCGCCGTGTTCTCGGTGGGGGTCGCGTCCTTCATCGGCCCGCGGCGCTACAACCGGGCCAAGCTCGAGGCCTACGAGTGCGGCATCGACCCCATCTCGCACCAGTCGGGCGAGCCGGGCGCGGCGGCCGGCCAGCGCGTGTCGGTGAAGTTCTACCTCACGGCGATGCTCTTCATCATCTTCGATATCGAGATCGTGTTCCTCTACCCGTGGGCTGTGCACTTCGACGCGCTCGGGTACTTCGGGCTTGCCGCGATGGCGTTGTTCATCGTCAACGTCTCGGTGGCGTACGCGTACGAGTGGCGACGCGGGGGTCTGAGATGGGCGTGA
- a CDS encoding NuoB/complex I 20 kDa subunit family protein: protein MGLEEQVPSGILLSTVEAVAGYARKGSLWPATFGLACCAIEMMGTAAGRFDIARFGMEPFRASPRQADLMIVAGRVSQKMAPVLRQVYDQMPEPKWVLSMGVCASSGGMFNNYAIVQGVDHVVPVDIYLPGCPPRPEMLLNAIITLHEQIGRMPLGVNREQAVRAAEEAALASPTTLELKGMLR from the coding sequence ATGGGACTCGAGGAACAGGTGCCCAGCGGGATCCTGCTGTCGACCGTCGAGGCGGTGGCGGGCTATGCGCGCAAGGGTTCGCTGTGGCCGGCGACGTTCGGGCTTGCGTGCTGCGCCATCGAGATGATGGGCACCGCCGCCGGCCGTTTCGACATCGCACGCTTCGGAATGGAGCCGTTCCGCGCGTCGCCCCGGCAGGCGGACCTGATGATCGTCGCCGGGCGGGTCAGCCAGAAGATGGCCCCGGTGCTCCGGCAGGTGTACGACCAGATGCCCGAGCCCAAGTGGGTGCTGTCGATGGGCGTGTGCGCCTCGTCGGGCGGGATGTTCAACAACTATGCGATCGTGCAGGGCGTCGACCACGTGGTTCCCGTCGACATCTACCTGCCGGGTTGCCCGCCGCGCCCCGAGATGCTGCTCAACGCCATCATCACGCTGCACGAGCAGATCGGCCGGATGCCCTTGGGCGTCAACCGCGAGCAGGCGGTGCGGGCCGCGGAGGAGGCGGCGCTCGCCTCACCCACCACGCTCGAGCTCAAGGGGATGCTGCGTTGA
- a CDS encoding NADH-quinone oxidoreductase subunit C — protein MTGGRLPGGATGGGIGAERRGLFGVRGSGDTSGYGRLVRRVPAPPAAERPYGRWFDDAAGALAEGLERLGGAFDDAVEAVTTEFGELTLYVRRDHLPLVAQLLRDDTALRFELCLGVSGVHHPEQAGRELHAVYHLQSITLGRRVRLEVEAPDADPHIPTLTGVYPTTDWHERETYDFFGLIFDGHPALTRIEMPDDWEGHPQRKDYPLGGIPVEYHGAQIPPPESRRSYN, from the coding sequence TTGACCGGCGGCCGGCTGCCGGGCGGCGCCACCGGCGGGGGGATCGGGGCGGAGCGGCGCGGCCTGTTCGGCGTGCGCGGCTCCGGCGACACCTCCGGCTACGGGCGGCTGGTGCGCAGGGTGCCGGCCCCGCCTGCGGCGGAGCGTCCGTACGGCCGGTGGTTCGACGACGCGGCCGGCGCGCTGGCGGAGGGGCTGGAGCGACTGGGCGGCGCGTTCGACGACGCGGTGGAGGCCGTGACGACGGAGTTCGGCGAACTGACGCTGTATGTGCGCCGCGACCACCTGCCCCTGGTGGCGCAACTGCTGCGCGACGACACGGCCCTGCGCTTCGAGCTGTGCCTGGGGGTGTCGGGCGTGCATCACCCGGAGCAGGCGGGGCGCGAGCTGCACGCGGTCTACCACCTCCAGTCGATCACGCTGGGCCGGCGGGTGCGCCTGGAGGTGGAGGCGCCGGACGCCGACCCGCACATCCCCACGCTGACGGGCGTGTACCCGACCACCGACTGGCACGAACGCGAGACCTACGACTTCTTCGGTCTGATCTTCGACGGGCATCCTGCTCTCACCCGGATCGAGATGCCCGACGACTGGGAGGGGCACCCGCAGCGCAAGGACTACCCCCTGGGCGGGATCCCCGTCGAGTACCACGGCGCGCAGATTCCGCCGCCCGAGTCGAGGAGGTCCTACAACTGA
- the nuoD gene encoding NADH dehydrogenase (quinone) subunit D — MADGATTHRSGSFTSAGGDWDEVADAIRDSGDEHIVVNMGPQHPSTHGVLRLILELDGETVVEARCGVGYLHTGIEKNLEFRNWTQGVTFVTRMDYLAPLFNEAAYCLGVEKLLGVTGDIPERANVLRVLLMELNRISSHMVALGTAGMEMGAVTVMIFGFRERELVMDVFEEITGLRMNHNYIRPGGVSRDMPESAVPLIRRLIEILPGRIDQLEKLLTDNPIWRGRNEGIGYLDLSGCMALGITGPVLRATGLPHDLRRSEPYCGYQDYEFETVTDRGCDCFGRYLIRIGEMRESLRIIEQCLDRLRPGPVMIEDRKLAWPADLQVGDDGIGQSREHVRHIMESSMEGLIHHFKLVTEGFRVPAGQVYTAVESPRGELGVHMVSDGGTRPYRVHFRDPSFTNLQAVAAMCEGGMVSDVIASVASIDPVMGGVDR; from the coding sequence ATGGCCGACGGGGCGACCACGCACAGGTCCGGTTCCTTCACCTCCGCGGGCGGGGACTGGGACGAGGTGGCGGACGCGATCCGCGATTCCGGCGACGAGCACATCGTGGTGAACATGGGCCCGCAGCACCCGTCCACGCACGGCGTGCTGCGGCTGATCCTCGAGCTCGACGGGGAGACGGTCGTGGAGGCCCGGTGCGGCGTCGGATATCTGCATACCGGGATCGAGAAGAACCTCGAGTTCCGGAACTGGACGCAGGGCGTCACCTTCGTCACCCGCATGGACTACCTGGCGCCGTTGTTCAACGAGGCCGCCTACTGCCTGGGGGTGGAGAAGCTCCTCGGCGTCACCGGCGACATCCCGGAGCGCGCGAACGTGCTGCGGGTGCTGCTCATGGAGCTCAACCGGATCTCCTCGCACATGGTGGCGCTGGGCACCGCGGGCATGGAGATGGGCGCGGTGACGGTGATGATCTTCGGCTTCCGCGAACGCGAGCTGGTCATGGACGTCTTCGAGGAGATCACCGGGCTGCGGATGAACCACAACTACATCCGTCCCGGCGGCGTCAGCCGCGACATGCCGGAGTCCGCCGTTCCGCTGATCCGCCGGCTTATCGAGATCCTGCCCGGGAGGATCGACCAGCTGGAGAAGCTGCTCACCGACAACCCCATCTGGCGGGGCCGCAACGAAGGCATCGGATACCTGGACCTGTCCGGGTGCATGGCGCTCGGTATCACCGGGCCGGTGCTGCGGGCCACGGGGCTGCCGCACGATCTCCGCCGTAGCGAGCCGTATTGCGGGTACCAGGACTACGAGTTCGAGACGGTCACCGACCGCGGCTGCGACTGCTTCGGCCGGTACCTGATCCGCATCGGCGAGATGCGCGAGTCGCTCAGGATCATCGAGCAGTGCCTGGACAGGCTGCGGCCGGGGCCGGTGATGATCGAGGACAGGAAGCTGGCCTGGCCCGCCGACCTGCAGGTGGGCGACGACGGCATCGGCCAGTCCCGCGAGCACGTGCGGCACATCATGGAGTCGTCGATGGAAGGCTTGATCCACCACTTCAAGCTGGTGACGGAGGGGTTCCGGGTCCCCGCGGGGCAGGTGTACACGGCGGTGGAATCGCCGCGCGGCGAGCTGGGCGTGCACATGGTCTCCGACGGTGGCACCCGCCCGTACCGGGTGCACTTCCGCGACCCGTCGTTCACCAATCTGCAAGCGGTGGCGGCGATGTGCGAGGGCGGCATGGTCTCCGACGTCATCGCGTCCGTCGCCAGCATCGACCCGGTGATGGGGGGAGTGGACCGATGA